The DNA sequence CCACAACGACCGTATGCCGCAAAGCGTAAAATTCTATCATCCTAAATCTCCCCTGCCTGCTTTAATATCTCCAGATATAACTCATTACTCACCCTGAAGTCTTTGGCAATCAATTCATCAACATATGGCTTCACTTCTGAAATAAGTCCACCAGACTTAGCCGCCACCAATATACCAAGTGTCCCAGTCTTGCTGATTCCTATTCTATCCGCCGTTATTCTCGCAGGTTTCTCATCTAACAAGACTAAATCTCCATTTAATTCTGATGCCAACACCAGGGTTTCACTTTCAACAGCACTTAGAGTTGTCCGAAGAATATTTACTGAAAGTCGATTTTGCACCTTTTCTCGCTTTATCCATTTAGCCTTTTCTGCTTCTTGTGCTGCTAACCTTTCTTTTCCTTTTCGGGAATATAGAGCGTACCATAAATAGATGGAGTGTATCGAGCTTCCTTATGCTAAAGAGCCAGAAATCGCTTTGTTTAATTGTATGTTTAGCGAAGCTAAACACGTACCTTTTCTTTAATTTTGGAGTATCTCTTAAGATTTTCATAACCTCTTCTTTTACTTTTGTATCTTTATATTCTAATATCGTTTTACCCTCTACCATTGCCTCAACAACAGATTTATCAAATCCAATCTTTCCAATTAAAGAAATAGCGTTTTTGTTACAATATCCTTCTATTTTCTCTGACATTTCAGGATTTAAGTCATATTTGTTTATTACAAGTTTTACTGTAACATTGAAATGTTTAGCTACATCTATGACCCTTATGGCATCGTGTAAGCCA is a window from the bacterium genome containing:
- a CDS encoding DUF3368 domain-containing protein encodes the protein MQNRLSVNILRTTLSAVESETLVLASELNGDLVLLDEKPARITADRIGISKTGTLGILVAAKSGGLISEVKPYVDELIAKDFRVSNELYLEILKQAGEI